A genomic window from Quercus lobata isolate SW786 chromosome 10, ValleyOak3.0 Primary Assembly, whole genome shotgun sequence includes:
- the LOC115962427 gene encoding protein GRAVITROPIC IN THE LIGHT 1-like: MPETDNISSSKPPQISEMFTKFAQAFKSKTFEFFTEIEPIDDSDGYSLLDSAEEVITDQKVVVIKPDPTRQAPSFGIEPTPPPSAITRPWSQTQMKTVDTQVSQTLISSVFATVSSFEASYFQLQTAHVPFVEENVKEADRALVSHLHRLSEFKQFYKDLVKNPDFDADLGIGSCLEAQVQENQSKLRILGTVSNRLQSEIDQKDNEVLALKKKLGEIRKSNLKLSKKLSGNFDSSCEVFLSVRVFDSVLHDACRATHRFTKILIELMTKAMWDLDLAANSVYLDIEYAKKGHNRYAFLSYVCLGMFRGFDLKGFGLGENDIVCNGHVLNSEKNGTSMKQLLEHVSSNPMELLSMNQSCDFSKFCENKYQELVNPTMESSIFSNLAHKEVILNSWKSLSVFYDSFVRMASSIWTLHKLAFSFDPVVEIFQVERGVDFSMVYMEDVTRRCILPGKTRAKVGFTVVPGFKIGRTIIQAQVYLNGLKCTELGVDEVANCGNGSEQDRFIR, translated from the coding sequence ATGCCAGAAACAGATAATATTAGCTCCTCAAAACCCCCACAAATCTCCGAAATGTTCACAAAATTTGCTCAGGCTTTCAAGTCCAAGACCTTCGAATTCTTCACGGAAATCGAACCCATCGACGATTCTGATGGGTACTCACTACTTGACTCAGCTGAAGAAGTCATCACAGACCAGAAAGTCGTGGTGATCAAGCCTGACCCAACTCGTCAAGCTCCCTCTTTTGGGATAGAGCCAACACCGCCACCATCAGCGATAACAAGGCCATGGAGTCAGACCCAGATGAAAACTGTGGATACCCAGGTGAGCCAGACACTGATTTCGTCGGTTTTCGCTACGGTTTCGTCGTTTGAAGCTTCGTACTTTCAGTTACAGACAGCCCACGTTCCGTTTGTTGAGGAAAATGTGAAGGAAGCGGATAGAGCTTTGGTCTCACACCTGCATAGGTTGTCTGAGTTCAAGCAATTCTACAAGGATTTAGTGAAGAACCCGGATTTTGATGCTGATTTGGGAATTGGGTCTTGCTTGGAAGCTCAGGTGCAAGAGAATCAGAGCAAGTTGCGGATACTTGGGACCGTTTCGAACCGGTTACAGTCGGAGATTGATCAGAAAGACAACGAGGTTTTGGCTCTGAAGAAGAAGCTGGGTGAGATTCGTAAGTCTAATTTGAAGTTGTCCAAGAAGTTGTCTGGTAATTTCGATTCATCTTGTGAGGTTTTTTTGTCTGTTAGAGTATTTGATTCTGTGTTACATGATGCTTGTAGAGCAACACATAGGTTTACTAAGATTTTGATTGAATTGATGACAAAAGCTATGTGGGATTTGGATTTGGCTGCCAATTCTGTTTATTTGGATATTGAGTATGCGAAAAAGGGGCATAATCGTTATGCGTTTTTGTCGTATGTTTGTTTAGGGATGTTTAGGGGATTTGATTTAAAAGGGTTTGGATTGGGTGAGAATGATATTGTGTGTAATGGGCATGTTTTGAATTCGGAAAAGAATGGTACTTCTATGAAGCAATTACTCGAGCATGTATCGAGCAATCCTATGGAGTTGCTAAGTATGAATCAGAGttgtgatttttcaaaattttgtgagAATAAGTATCAAGAGCTTGTCAACCCCACCATGGAATCGTCAATTTTCAGTAATTTGGCCCATAAAGAAGTGATATTGAATTCATGGAAATCATTGAGTGTGTTCTATGACTCGTTTGTTAGAATGGCTAGCTCAATATGGACACTACATAAGTTGGCATTTTCGTTTGATCCTGTGGTTGAGATTTTTCAAGTGGAGAGAGGTGTGGATTTCTCGATGGTGTACATGGAAGATGTCACAAGGAGATGTATATTGCCAGGTAAAACTAGAGCAAAGGTGGGGTTCACTGTGGTTCCAGGTTTTAAAATCGGAAGGACAATAATTCAAGCACAGGTTTATTTAAATGGCTTGAAATGTACAGAGTTAGGAGTTGATGAAGTTGCTAATTGTGGGAATGGTAGTGAACAAGACAGATTTATTAGGTAA